A window of the Comamonas sp. Y33R10-2 genome harbors these coding sequences:
- a CDS encoding ATP-binding cassette domain-containing protein — protein MSNLFKRLTQSLLGSGARSARQPLVAWESSDYEVRALQTLKLERAVTQSDAALGAVTGEVQGVVQGSSLQAQVKTRGVHLQTQQLTKRYGEREVLKQVQLDVQPGEFIAIVGRSGCGKSTLLRLVAGLEESSAGQLLIADVDVKKAAKEAKKDTRIMFQDARLLPWKRVLDNVILGLPESAREKGRKVLAQVGLADRENEWPARLSGGQRQRVALARALVHQPRLLLLDEPLGALDALTRIEMHRLIEGLWRSHGFTALLVTHDVQEAVALADRVVLIEDGRIALDERIDLPRPRVHGDARFAALESRILDRVLQKPETESPPVQAVWPGVTATGLRWAI, from the coding sequence ATGAGCAATTTATTTAAACGTTTGACGCAGTCTCTGCTAGGGAGCGGTGCCCGGAGTGCGCGCCAGCCGCTGGTGGCTTGGGAGTCGTCTGACTATGAGGTGAGGGCGTTGCAAACGCTCAAGCTTGAGCGTGCAGTGACTCAAAGCGACGCAGCTTTGGGAGCAGTTACGGGTGAAGTGCAGGGCGTAGTGCAGGGTAGCTCTTTGCAGGCGCAAGTCAAAACACGCGGCGTGCACTTGCAGACCCAGCAGCTGACCAAGCGCTATGGCGAGCGCGAGGTTTTAAAGCAGGTGCAGCTCGATGTGCAGCCCGGTGAGTTTATCGCCATCGTGGGGCGCAGCGGCTGCGGCAAATCGACTTTGTTGCGCTTGGTGGCGGGGCTGGAAGAGTCCAGCGCTGGCCAGTTGCTAATTGCTGATGTGGATGTCAAAAAGGCAGCTAAAGAGGCGAAAAAAGACACCCGCATCATGTTTCAAGATGCGCGTTTGCTGCCTTGGAAGCGGGTCTTGGATAACGTGATTTTGGGCCTGCCCGAATCCGCCCGCGAAAAAGGCCGCAAGGTGCTGGCGCAGGTGGGCTTGGCCGATCGTGAAAACGAATGGCCGGCCCGTTTGTCGGGCGGCCAGCGCCAGCGTGTGGCCTTGGCCCGTGCCTTGGTTCACCAGCCGCGTTTGCTGCTGCTCGACGAACCGCTGGGCGCACTGGACGCGCTAACGCGCATTGAGATGCACCGCCTGATTGAAGGCCTGTGGCGCAGCCACGGTTTTACGGCTTTGCTGGTCACCCACGATGTGCAGGAAGCCGTGGCCTTGGCCGATCGCGTGGTCTTGATTGAAGACGGCCGCATTGCGCTGGATGAACGCATCGACTTGCCGCGCCCGCGTGTGCATGGCGATGCACGCTTTGCCGCGCTGGAAAGCCGCATTTTGGACCGCGTGCTGCAAAAGCCTGAAACCGAGTCACCCCCTGTGCAGGCTGTCTGGCCGGGTGTGACCGCGACCGGCCTGCGCTGGGCGATTTGA
- the ssuC gene encoding aliphatic sulfonate ABC transporter permease SsuC, with the protein MSDAQTLALKPRTQPTAQIAPRLEQFARQVGLRLVPWLVPLLLIATWQAASAYGWLSTRVLPAPLDVLRAGWALAESGELWVHVKVSAGRALAGLAIGGSLGLLLGLLTGSLRWAETLLDSTIQMVRNIPALALIPLVILWFGIDETAKLFLISISVFFPIYLNTFHGIRNVDPALIEMGKSYGLTRWQLYRDIVLPGALSSILVGLRFSLGLMWVILIVAETISAQAGIGYLTMNAREFLQTDVVLVGILLYAILGKLADVFARSLERWWLRWHPSYGTP; encoded by the coding sequence ATGAGTGATGCTCAAACTTTAGCCTTGAAGCCGAGGACTCAACCCACGGCGCAAATCGCACCTCGTCTGGAGCAGTTTGCCCGGCAGGTGGGCCTGCGGCTTGTGCCTTGGCTGGTGCCGCTGCTGCTGATTGCCACATGGCAGGCAGCATCGGCCTACGGCTGGCTGTCTACCCGGGTTCTGCCTGCGCCGCTGGATGTGCTGCGCGCGGGCTGGGCGTTGGCTGAATCGGGCGAGCTGTGGGTTCATGTCAAGGTCAGCGCGGGGCGTGCGCTGGCTGGGCTGGCCATTGGCGGCAGCTTGGGGCTGCTGCTGGGCCTGCTCACAGGCTCGCTGCGCTGGGCCGAGACGCTGCTGGACTCCACTATTCAGATGGTGCGCAACATCCCGGCGCTGGCGCTGATTCCGTTGGTGATTTTATGGTTTGGCATTGATGAGACGGCCAAGCTGTTTCTGATCAGCATCTCGGTGTTTTTTCCCATCTATCTCAACACCTTTCACGGCATTCGCAATGTAGACCCGGCGCTGATTGAAATGGGCAAGAGCTACGGCCTGACCCGCTGGCAGCTGTACCGCGACATCGTGCTGCCCGGTGCGCTGTCTTCCATCTTGGTGGGCCTGCGCTTTTCGCTGGGGCTGATGTGGGTGATTCTCATTGTGGCCGAGACCATCTCGGCGCAGGCCGGAATTGGTTACCTGACCATGAACGCCCGGGAGTTTTTGCAGACCGATGTGGTGCTGGTGGGTATTTTGCTCTATGCCATTTTGGGCAAGCTGGCCGATGTGTTTGCACGTTCTCTGGAGCGCTGGTGGCTGCGTTGGCATCCTAGTTATGGAACCCCCTGA
- the ssuD gene encoding FMNH2-dependent alkanesulfonate monooxygenase: MKVFWFIPTHGDSRYLGTSEGARQLSFDYVKQVAIAADSLGYEGVLIPTGRSCEDPWVIASSLMPVTKRLKFLVAVRPGLHQPSLAARMAASFDRLSGGRLLINLVTGGDQAELEGDGVFLDHATRYEQSAEFIKIWREILARSHDGQSLDYDGKHLQVKGAKLLFPPLQKPYPPVYFGGSSAAAHDLAAEQVDAYLTWGEPPAEVAKKLADVRAKAERHGRKLQYGIRLHVIVRETDEEAWADAERLISRVQDETVVQAQAAFARMDSEGQRRMAQLHAGGAKRSRKDLEISPNLWAGVGLVRGGAGTALVGSAQTVADRIKEYADLGIDTFVLSGYPHLEEAYRFAELVFPLLPVNVQEKLAGGSPLGPFGPFGETVANLYSPGRERVAEKVSEPLRVSQS, encoded by the coding sequence ATGAAAGTTTTTTGGTTTATTCCTACCCACGGTGACTCTCGCTATCTGGGCACCAGCGAGGGGGCCCGCCAGCTCAGTTTTGACTATGTCAAGCAGGTGGCCATCGCCGCAGACAGCTTGGGCTACGAAGGGGTGTTGATTCCCACGGGCCGCTCTTGCGAAGACCCTTGGGTCATCGCTTCGAGCCTGATGCCTGTCACCAAACGCCTGAAGTTTTTGGTGGCGGTGCGCCCCGGCCTGCACCAGCCCAGTTTGGCAGCGCGCATGGCGGCCAGCTTTGACCGGCTCTCAGGCGGGCGCTTGTTGATCAACCTCGTGACCGGCGGCGATCAGGCTGAGCTCGAAGGTGACGGCGTGTTTTTGGACCACGCCACGCGCTATGAGCAGTCCGCTGAGTTCATCAAAATCTGGCGCGAGATTTTGGCACGCAGCCATGATGGCCAGTCGCTGGACTATGACGGTAAACACCTGCAGGTCAAGGGCGCCAAGCTGCTGTTCCCGCCGCTGCAAAAGCCATATCCGCCCGTGTATTTTGGTGGCTCGTCTGCAGCCGCCCACGACTTGGCGGCCGAGCAAGTCGATGCTTATCTGACATGGGGCGAGCCACCGGCTGAAGTGGCTAAAAAGCTGGCCGATGTGCGGGCCAAGGCCGAGCGCCATGGTCGCAAGCTGCAATACGGCATTCGCCTGCACGTCATCGTGCGTGAAACCGATGAAGAAGCTTGGGCCGATGCAGAGCGCCTGATCAGCCGCGTGCAAGACGAAACCGTGGTGCAGGCGCAGGCCGCATTTGCGCGCATGGATTCTGAAGGCCAGCGCCGCATGGCCCAACTGCATGCAGGGGGCGCCAAGCGCAGCCGCAAGGATTTGGAGATTAGCCCCAACTTGTGGGCGGGCGTGGGCTTAGTGCGTGGTGGCGCGGGCACGGCGCTTGTGGGCAGCGCGCAAACCGTGGCGGATCGCATTAAGGAATATGCCGACTTGGGCATTGACACCTTTGTGCTGTCGGGCTACCCGCACTTGGAAGAAGCCTATCGCTTTGCCGAGCTGGTCTTTCCGCTGCTGCCGGTGAACGTGCAGGAAAAGCTCGCTGGCGGCAGCCCTTTAGGTCCATTCGGCCCATTTGGCGAGACCGTGGCCAATCTTTACTCACCGGGGCGCGAGAGGGTGGCGGAGAAGGTTTCGGAACCATTGCGCGTGTCGCAAAGCTAA
- a CDS encoding sulfonate ABC transporter substrate-binding protein: MTNQPISQPRFQRGRRQALQLLGTTAFSWALADHYAHAQAKPVSSAPDQLRIGYKKSAVNLVVLKQHGVLEKRFPSTKINWLEFPAGPQLLEALSVGSLDFGLTGDSPPVFAQAAGKDLRYVGAEPPKPESSAILVQADSPLKTLADLKGKRIALQKGSSAHYLLVRALDKAGVAWADIQPIYLAPADARAAFERKSVDAWAIWDPFYAATEVALTPRVLSSGEGLSGNNSFYLASRTLVERHPQLIRALFDELTRADQLVQTSRKEAVQLVAAFSGLDTNVVNRFIARRPSSPTTLLTPAIVADQQRVADAFFRLGVIPRQVRVADIVWQPSASEYASYAQLSPSIVPAKG; this comes from the coding sequence ATGACTAATCAACCGATTTCTCAACCCCGTTTTCAGCGCGGGCGTCGCCAAGCGCTACAGCTGCTGGGCACCACGGCTTTTAGCTGGGCGCTGGCAGACCATTACGCGCATGCACAGGCCAAGCCTGTCTCAAGTGCACCCGATCAGCTGCGCATTGGTTATAAAAAATCAGCCGTCAATCTGGTCGTGCTCAAGCAGCATGGCGTGCTGGAAAAGCGTTTTCCCTCCACCAAAATCAACTGGCTGGAGTTCCCGGCCGGGCCGCAACTACTGGAAGCCTTGTCAGTGGGGAGCTTGGACTTTGGCTTGACGGGCGACTCGCCCCCGGTCTTTGCGCAAGCCGCTGGCAAAGATCTGCGCTATGTGGGGGCGGAGCCACCCAAGCCCGAAAGCTCGGCCATTTTGGTGCAGGCCGATTCGCCACTTAAAACGCTTGCCGACCTCAAAGGCAAACGCATTGCGCTGCAAAAAGGCTCTAGCGCGCACTATTTGCTGGTGCGTGCGCTGGACAAGGCCGGAGTCGCTTGGGCCGACATACAGCCCATCTATCTGGCCCCCGCCGATGCACGCGCCGCGTTTGAGCGCAAAAGCGTGGATGCATGGGCAATTTGGGACCCGTTTTACGCCGCCACCGAAGTGGCTTTAACCCCCCGTGTGCTCAGCAGCGGCGAAGGGCTGTCGGGCAACAACTCTTTTTACCTGGCATCTCGCACGCTGGTGGAGCGCCACCCGCAACTCATCAGAGCCTTGTTTGACGAGTTAACGCGCGCCGATCAACTGGTGCAGACCTCGCGCAAAGAGGCGGTGCAACTGGTGGCCGCCTTTAGCGGGCTGGATACCAATGTGGTCAACCGCTTTATTGCGCGCAGGCCCAGCTCGCCCACCACGCTGCTGACCCCCGCCATCGTGGCCGATCAGCAGCGCGTGGCCGACGCCTTTTTTCGCTTGGGCGTGATTCCGCGCCAAGTGCGTGTGGCTGACATTGTTTGGCAGCCCAGCGCTTCGGAGTACGCCAGTTACGCCCAGCTTTCCCCATCCATCGTGCCCGCCAAGGGCTGA
- a CDS encoding sulfonate ABC transporter substrate-binding protein, producing MTDRNPFGNPLTSRVLPPLLSASRRKWLAGTAASALALASSPLLAQSGSNAAAAPRVLRVGHQKGWLSILKKRGTLEKRLTPLGVSVRWVEFNAGPVQLEALNVGSIDFGDVGEAPPIFAQAAGAPLVYAGATVARPGLEAVIVPKDSAIRSVADLKGKRIAYNKGSNVHYFLVQLLQKHGLKYGDVQSVFLAPADARAAFEKGSVDAWVIWDPFLAAAQKSLDARLLADAKGIANNRAYYFTSRDFASRNADVLRIAIEEIAAIDSWASKNKSAAAADLSQILGLDIAVTELYLSRTEFGTKAVNGEILAEQQKIADTFFDLKLIPKKLNLLHAAPVDLLAGR from the coding sequence ATGACAGATCGCAACCCATTCGGCAACCCACTCACTTCACGCGTCTTGCCCCCACTGTTGAGCGCAAGCCGCCGCAAGTGGCTGGCAGGGACTGCCGCTTCAGCGCTGGCTTTGGCATCAAGCCCGCTGCTGGCGCAGAGCGGCAGTAACGCAGCGGCTGCACCGCGGGTTTTGCGCGTGGGCCACCAAAAAGGCTGGCTCTCTATCCTCAAAAAACGCGGCACCTTGGAAAAGCGTTTGACCCCGCTGGGTGTGTCGGTGCGCTGGGTGGAGTTCAACGCCGGCCCCGTGCAGCTGGAAGCGCTGAACGTCGGCTCCATCGACTTTGGTGATGTGGGCGAAGCCCCACCCATCTTTGCCCAGGCCGCCGGTGCGCCGCTGGTGTATGCCGGCGCCACCGTGGCCCGCCCGGGTTTGGAGGCGGTGATCGTGCCCAAGGACTCGGCCATTCGCTCGGTGGCCGACCTCAAGGGCAAGCGCATTGCCTATAACAAGGGCTCCAACGTTCACTACTTTTTGGTCCAGCTGCTGCAAAAGCATGGCCTGAAATACGGCGATGTGCAGTCCGTCTTTTTGGCCCCGGCCGATGCGCGTGCTGCGTTTGAAAAAGGTTCGGTCGATGCGTGGGTGATTTGGGACCCCTTCTTGGCCGCCGCGCAAAAGTCGCTGGATGCGCGTTTGCTGGCCGATGCCAAGGGCATAGCCAATAACCGCGCTTACTACTTCACCTCGCGTGACTTTGCCAGCCGCAATGCCGATGTGTTGCGCATTGCAATTGAAGAGATTGCGGCGATTGACAGCTGGGCCAGCAAAAACAAGAGCGCTGCGGCCGCAGATCTGTCGCAAATTTTGGGGCTAGACATTGCGGTGACCGAGCTGTATTTGAGCCGCACGGAGTTTGGCACCAAGGCGGTCAACGGCGAGATCTTGGCCGAGCAGCAAAAGATTGCCGACACCTTCTTTGATCTCAAGCTGATCCCTAAAAAACTGAACCTTTTGCACGCAGCCCCTGTGGATCTGCTGGCAGGGCGCTAA
- the ssuE gene encoding NADPH-dependent FMN reductase, with protein MSILLIAASPTKPSRSSALLSAVASRLQAQGLSTEPVLHLNQLDPAALLHAQFDHPEIRAVTDRVAQADAVVIATPVYKAAYSGLLKVFLDVLPQTALKGKLVLPLATGGSPHHMLALDYALRPVLQSLAARHILPGIYATDQGVPLLPEGGYGLNPDIAERLDDAAELLATDLRRSAQWAASQNFENIAFTDVRCSV; from the coding sequence ATGTCGATTTTGCTGATAGCCGCAAGTCCCACCAAGCCATCGCGCTCAAGCGCTTTGCTCAGTGCCGTGGCGAGCCGTTTGCAGGCGCAGGGCCTGAGCACCGAGCCGGTGCTGCACCTGAACCAGCTGGACCCCGCAGCCCTGCTGCACGCCCAGTTTGATCACCCCGAAATTCGCGCCGTGACCGATCGCGTCGCCCAAGCCGATGCCGTGGTGATTGCCACGCCGGTTTACAAGGCGGCTTACAGCGGCCTGCTCAAGGTTTTTCTCGATGTGCTGCCGCAGACTGCACTCAAGGGCAAGCTGGTATTGCCGCTGGCCACGGGTGGCAGCCCGCACCACATGCTGGCGCTGGACTATGCGCTGCGCCCCGTGCTGCAGTCGCTGGCTGCGCGCCATATCTTGCCGGGCATTTACGCCACCGACCAAGGCGTGCCCTTGTTGCCTGAAGGCGGCTATGGTCTGAACCCCGACATTGCAGAGCGGCTGGACGACGCCGCCGAACTGCTGGCCACCGACTTGCGCCGCAGCGCGCAATGGGCCGCCTCGCAAAACTTTGAAAACATCGCCTTCACTGATGTGCGATGTAGTGTCTAA
- a CDS encoding sulfate ABC transporter substrate-binding protein, producing MKNRRNFIKFPLAAGLIAGLSLSVLSTLSAHAQGAAPVQLLNVSYDPTRELYVNYNQAFAKHWKATQNQDVSIKQSHGGSGKQARSIIDGIDADVATLALAGDIDVLVKNGNVKADWQKRLPHNSAPYSSTIVFLVKKGNPKGIKDWDDLVKPGVQVITPNPKTSGGARWNYLAAWEFAKRKYGGDVQAKDFVAKLYKNVPVLDTGARGSTVTFVQRGLGDVLLAWENEAYLALKEFGPEKFQIVAPPLSILAEPSVAVVDKVVDKRGTRVVAEAYLKYLYSEEAQRIAGKNFYRPTDAKVAAEFASQFPKLELFSIDKAFGGWAAADKAHFTDGGSFDQIYTKK from the coding sequence ATGAAAAATCGTCGCAACTTTATCAAGTTTCCTCTGGCTGCAGGCCTGATTGCTGGCTTGTCCCTATCTGTTTTGTCTACATTGTCTGCCCATGCGCAAGGTGCAGCGCCTGTGCAGCTGCTCAACGTGTCCTACGACCCGACCCGTGAACTGTATGTGAACTACAACCAAGCCTTTGCCAAGCACTGGAAGGCGACGCAAAACCAGGACGTGAGCATCAAGCAGTCGCACGGCGGCTCGGGCAAGCAGGCGCGCTCCATCATTGATGGGATTGATGCCGATGTGGCTACGCTGGCACTGGCGGGCGATATTGATGTGCTGGTTAAAAACGGCAATGTGAAGGCGGACTGGCAAAAGCGCCTGCCGCACAACAGCGCGCCTTACAGCTCGACGATTGTGTTTTTGGTGAAAAAGGGCAACCCCAAGGGCATCAAGGATTGGGACGATCTGGTCAAGCCCGGCGTGCAGGTGATTACGCCCAACCCCAAAACATCGGGCGGTGCGCGCTGGAACTATCTGGCCGCTTGGGAGTTTGCCAAGCGCAAGTACGGCGGTGATGTGCAGGCCAAGGACTTTGTGGCCAAGCTCTACAAAAACGTGCCGGTGCTAGACACGGGCGCACGCGGCTCGACGGTAACGTTTGTGCAGCGCGGTCTGGGTGATGTGCTGCTGGCTTGGGAAAACGAAGCCTATTTGGCGCTTAAGGAGTTTGGCCCAGAGAAGTTCCAGATCGTGGCGCCGCCGCTGTCAATTCTGGCTGAGCCTTCGGTGGCCGTGGTTGACAAGGTGGTTGACAAGCGCGGCACCCGCGTGGTGGCCGAGGCTTATTTGAAGTATCTGTACTCCGAAGAGGCCCAGCGCATTGCGGGCAAGAACTTCTACCGCCCCACAGATGCCAAGGTGGCCGCTGAGTTTGCCAGCCAATTCCCTAAGCTGGAGCTGTTTAGCATCGACAAGGCTTTTGGCGGCTGGGCTGCAGCGGACAAGGCGCACTTTACGGATGGCGGCAGCTTTGACCAGATTTACACCAAAAAATAA
- a CDS encoding oxidative damage protection protein — translation MARTIHCIKLGQDAEGMDFPPAPGELGKRIYESVSKQAWADWLKHQTMLINENRLNLADARARQYLARQMENHFFGDGADAAQGYVPPSAD, via the coding sequence ATGGCACGCACCATTCACTGCATCAAGCTTGGTCAAGACGCTGAAGGCATGGATTTCCCCCCTGCACCCGGCGAGCTGGGCAAGCGCATCTATGAAAGCGTGAGCAAGCAGGCTTGGGCTGATTGGCTCAAGCACCAAACCATGCTGATCAATGAAAACCGCCTGAATTTGGCAGACGCACGTGCTCGCCAGTACCTGGCCCGCCAGATGGAAAACCATTTCTTTGGCGATGGCGCGGATGCGGCGCAGGGCTATGTGCCTCCTAGCGCTGACTAA
- a CDS encoding radical SAM protein, translating into MILFVSAGQEVTRKSNTSINRRNMYLNYGLLTIATYFSNKGYPCIQVQGHFYQPLEFFNHYKRLGYFENDNPIFISIPSFYALSWTRKFLDFIRADNLKRKIIIGGRWLIDGEPQKLVQEIGRVDYIADGLGESHLNGIENEFLLRLKKNLTSGKHSVLDYSVLENRYLYQPSIEVSRGCGMGCSFCQEKDQPLEKLIAPEILCNQIEETLLHDSLTKMTPYFEASMFIPSKEWSKKFYEVKKHHVLLDHLEWRTESRVDSINPQVLPFLSDSGLKIIDLGLESASEVQLKKMSKTNNPKRYLERASLILKEAKNNNIKVKVNILLYAGECAATVRETMDWLHQHREFIFGVSVGPVVVYGWDTKVASYMEQLRSFGATPADFNSIKGVQQINLSPSIDHHEARSLSMKISREFMSAKNFFELKKFSYFSRDYLYNDFLYDLKNEDKNNLSFSI; encoded by the coding sequence ATGATCTTATTTGTATCTGCTGGGCAAGAGGTTACTAGAAAATCTAATACCTCGATTAACCGAAGAAATATGTATTTGAACTATGGTTTGCTGACAATAGCAACTTATTTTTCAAATAAAGGCTACCCTTGCATTCAAGTTCAGGGCCATTTTTATCAGCCATTGGAATTTTTCAATCATTACAAAAGATTGGGATATTTTGAAAATGATAATCCAATATTTATTTCCATTCCTAGTTTTTATGCTTTGTCTTGGACAAGAAAATTTCTTGATTTTATAAGGGCTGATAATTTAAAAAGAAAAATTATCATTGGAGGAAGATGGTTGATAGATGGAGAACCTCAAAAATTAGTTCAAGAAATTGGTCGTGTTGACTATATTGCGGATGGATTGGGAGAGTCTCATTTAAATGGTATTGAGAATGAATTCTTACTAAGACTGAAAAAAAATCTCACGTCAGGGAAGCATTCAGTACTTGATTATAGTGTCTTGGAGAATAGATATCTATATCAGCCGAGTATTGAGGTTTCTAGGGGTTGCGGGATGGGTTGCTCTTTTTGTCAGGAGAAAGATCAACCATTAGAGAAATTGATTGCTCCGGAAATTTTGTGTAATCAAATTGAAGAGACATTGCTTCATGATTCATTAACAAAAATGACACCATACTTTGAAGCTTCAATGTTTATCCCATCAAAAGAATGGAGTAAGAAGTTTTATGAAGTGAAGAAGCATCATGTTTTGCTGGATCATCTAGAATGGAGGACCGAGTCTAGAGTTGACTCCATTAACCCACAAGTATTACCTTTTTTGAGTGATTCAGGATTAAAAATTATTGATTTGGGTTTGGAGAGTGCATCAGAAGTTCAACTTAAAAAAATGTCTAAAACCAATAATCCAAAAAGATATTTGGAAAGAGCTTCTTTAATATTAAAGGAAGCTAAAAATAATAATATTAAAGTTAAGGTTAATATTTTACTCTATGCGGGTGAATGTGCAGCTACTGTACGAGAAACTATGGATTGGCTTCATCAGCATAGAGAATTTATTTTTGGGGTTTCTGTTGGACCAGTTGTTGTTTATGGTTGGGATACTAAAGTTGCTTCATATATGGAGCAACTAAGATCCTTTGGTGCTACTCCTGCAGATTTTAATAGTATCAAAGGGGTTCAGCAGATAAATTTAAGCCCATCTATTGATCATCATGAAGCAAGATCACTTTCGATGAAAATAAGCCGAGAATTTATGAGTGCAAAAAATTTTTTTGAATTGAAAAAATTCTCATATTTCTCTAGAGATTATTTATATAATGATTTTTTGTACGATTTGAAAAATGAAGATAAAAATAATCTGAGTTTTTCGATTTAA
- a CDS encoding DEAD/DEAH box helicase, with the protein MAVLIPALSSCAGRMTSGEKRLAERLQQKLEDDYLLWWDVPIGPKQTRPDFVVVHPRRGALILETKDWHLDTIRSATRERFEILVDGQVKVVMSPLQQARHCAIQVINALERDPQLIDGDGPHQGKLAFPWGHGVVFTRITRKQFDAAGLGDAIAAHLVICQDEMVEVVDAEAFQQRLWDMFPHSFGRTITLPQLDRIRWILFPEVRVPQQQALFGNDAADEDELPDIMRVMDLQQEQLARSLGDGHRVIHGVAGSGKTMILGYRAEHLAQTQGPGSKPILVLCYNEPLAVKLAASIAEKGLSERVHVRHFHKWVYAQLKSYQQLPSYAIDWNVDAKMEEYVRCLIAAVDKAHIPAGQYHAILIDEGHDFAPEWLRLVTQMVDPATNSLLLLYDDAQSIYDRGQKRNFSLKSVGIQAPGRTTILKINYRNTRQILQLAHRVAGDMLTPEDAKDEDGIPLLKPLSCGREGPEPIIIDLPTLYARAGRVADLLADQHAQGHAWGEMAVLCRHKDEMFVCADALRRKGLPHRVRERAGDFQPTHDSIKVMTMHASKGLEWPVVAVVTSDEERKARDVKKDGALEARLVYVASTRATQKIIYQ; encoded by the coding sequence ATGGCGGTATTGATACCCGCGCTCAGCAGTTGCGCGGGGCGGATGACGAGTGGTGAAAAACGCTTGGCAGAGCGTTTGCAGCAAAAACTCGAAGACGATTACTTGCTCTGGTGGGATGTGCCCATTGGCCCCAAACAGACAAGGCCTGACTTTGTGGTGGTGCATCCGCGCCGGGGTGCGCTGATTTTGGAAACCAAAGATTGGCACCTCGACACCATTCGCAGCGCCACCCGCGAGCGCTTTGAAATTTTGGTCGATGGCCAAGTCAAAGTGGTGATGAGCCCGCTGCAGCAAGCGCGGCACTGTGCCATACAGGTCATCAACGCCTTGGAGCGCGACCCCCAGCTTATTGATGGCGATGGTCCGCACCAAGGCAAGCTGGCCTTTCCTTGGGGGCATGGCGTGGTTTTTACCCGCATCACGCGCAAGCAGTTTGATGCGGCGGGGCTGGGCGATGCAATTGCTGCGCACCTCGTCATCTGCCAAGACGAAATGGTGGAAGTCGTGGATGCCGAAGCCTTTCAGCAGCGGCTGTGGGACATGTTCCCCCACAGCTTTGGCCGCACCATCACCCTGCCGCAGCTAGACCGTATTCGCTGGATACTCTTCCCCGAAGTGCGCGTGCCCCAACAGCAAGCCCTGTTTGGCAACGATGCGGCCGATGAGGATGAGCTGCCCGACATCATGCGCGTGATGGACTTGCAGCAAGAGCAGCTAGCCCGCAGCTTGGGCGACGGCCACCGCGTCATTCACGGCGTGGCAGGCTCGGGCAAAACCATGATCCTGGGCTACCGTGCCGAGCACTTAGCGCAGACCCAAGGCCCGGGCAGCAAGCCGATTTTGGTGCTTTGCTACAACGAGCCGCTGGCCGTCAAACTCGCCGCCAGCATCGCCGAAAAAGGCCTGTCTGAGCGCGTGCATGTGCGCCACTTTCACAAATGGGTGTACGCCCAGCTCAAGAGCTACCAGCAACTGCCGAGCTACGCAATCGACTGGAATGTGGACGCCAAGATGGAAGAGTACGTCCGTTGCCTGATTGCCGCCGTGGACAAAGCTCACATCCCGGCTGGCCAATACCACGCCATCCTCATCGACGAAGGCCATGACTTTGCGCCCGAATGGCTGCGCCTTGTCACCCAAATGGTGGACCCCGCCACCAACAGCCTGCTGCTGCTGTATGACGACGCGCAAAGCATTTACGACCGGGGTCAAAAGCGTAATTTCAGCCTGAAAAGCGTGGGCATACAGGCGCCGGGCCGCACCACCATTCTCAAAATCAACTACCGCAACACGCGCCAGATTCTGCAACTGGCCCACCGCGTGGCGGGTGACATGCTCACCCCCGAAGACGCCAAGGACGAAGACGGCATTCCGCTCTTAAAGCCACTGAGCTGTGGCCGCGAAGGCCCGGAACCCATCATCATCGACCTGCCCACCCTCTACGCCCGCGCAGGCCGCGTGGCCGATTTGCTGGCTGACCAGCATGCCCAAGGCCATGCCTGGGGGGAGATGGCCGTGCTGTGTCGCCATAAGGACGAAATGTTTGTCTGCGCCGACGCCCTGCGCCGCAAGGGTTTGCCGCACCGGGTGCGGGAGAGGGCGGGGGACTTTCAACCTACGCACGATTCCATCAAGGTGATGACCATGCATGCGAGCAAGGGGCTGGAGTGGCCTGTGGTTGCGGTTGTTACTTCGGATGAGGAGCGTAAGGCTCGGGATGTGAAGAAGGATGGGGCGTTGGAGGCTAGGTTGGTTTATGTGGCTTCGACTCGTGCTACTCAGAAAATTATTTATCAATGA